The Brassica napus cultivar Da-Ae chromosome C7, Da-Ae, whole genome shotgun sequence genomic interval AATGaaagttgtgtttcaaaaaaaaaaaaattgattcaatAACACGAAACTATAGCTAATTTTTTCTTAGAAAAGATGAACGAATAACATAAAgtttatatcaaaatttgtaaaattatttaatctaaTGATACAAGATTTGATAAGGTCATATCATATTCTTCACACCGGTTTCAAATCAATTCGGTCTAACATTAACGCATCACTTGTTACCATGTTCATGTGTCATGTCCTAATTGTGTTACACTTTACTTGGGACCAACCTAATACTTTATCGAAAGTTCTTCTAAGACCTCTCCATAGTTTTCTTGTTTTCTCTTCTGACTTTATTAACTTTACGAAATTATTTGATGATACCAGAAATAACCGCCTGTTTTTAAGCCCTGGGCTAAACAATTGGATATTACAAACTGGCAAAAGCAAAAACATGTCCGTATATAGAAGtcttaagataaatatatatttcacaaGTTTACATTAGATCGATAACAAAGTTCTCTCCTCGGCTAGAAATGACGTGGATCCTGATCCAAAATCCCAAATACCCGAAATACAAATAAGTACcacttatatttatatatagatagtagaTTTATAGTACTTAGTATACATATATGTGTCTATATCATGTTAATAGTTTCACTCTGTAGTCAAAACAGAGCATTTTCATTTCCTACacctaattaaatatataatcccGAAAATttcccaagaaaaaaaaagaagaggaaatgCATTAGAGAGAAAAAAGGACATCAAACTAGCAAGACCACATAGACTCTCCCAAACTGGCTTCATCCACCATGTCCATATGGCTAAATATGCCCTTGTTGTCCTGTGGACTCACTTGCTTCGAGGACGGTGAGCCACTGCTGCTCGGGCTATCCGGGCATAGTCCATGGCCCGGAAAATTAGTTGAATGGCGCACACGGAGGTGCACCACTTCAGCTTGAGCCAGAGCTAGTTGGCCTTGCAACACATCAATTTGTTGCTGCAGGGAGGAAATCGAACCTACGCAACCGTAAACAGGATCCCGCACTCTTGCATTAGCCTCGTAGACCATGCTGCTCACTGCGTCTCCCCGCTGATGGAGCGGTAACTCCTGTTGAATTTTTAAACATCTTGTGAGCAATTAGACTAACCAGCTTCACAAGATTTTTAGTAAAGTATGTTGTTTAGGCGTATAGAATCTCTCTGAATGTAGATTCCACATTAGCTAGCTAGGAAATGTTGACCGTATCAATAACATTAGCTAACAAAATTTATACCTATTTAATTCTATATCAGCTAACAAAAGTTAAAAGTGGTAGAATTCGACACCGGCTGACAACTGCAAATGTCATTAACAAGTAaaagtttaagaaaataaatgcaattcacaaattttgttttaaatccttaaaattagtttataataaaataaatatatggatCGGACCATGGAGTAGTTGTAAATAAAAGTTCTGAGGAAATGATAGTAATGtcttatctaaaataaaatttaaacagagaaataaaaacaaaatatcataattAAACAAAGTAAGCTTAATCACGTTTAAATTATCAtgaaaagaagaacaaatacCTGAAGCATCTTGTTGACGTTGCTAGCTCCGAATACTCTATGAACATTAGCGAATTTCTGAGGCTCATCCGCCGGAAAATACGGCGAAAAAACGCAATCTTGAGCGCACCGCCGCCGTAAAAGCTTGCAGGCCGCGCATGGCGACGCCGCTCCTTGCTTTCGGCTACTTTCTTTCATCCTTTTCCTGGCCACGTGTCTTTCGTATGGGAATGAAATGAAAAAGTGAAGTGTTTAGTTGAAGAGTGAAGAATGAATCTGTCGAGATTTATAGAAtggaaaaaatgaattaaatttttaaatataaaagaattaagacaaaaaaagaaaagaaaagaaaaggtcaGCACATCTGAAAGGTGGGGCCCGAAgattttgaaaacatattaaatttgtcTGGTGGTCATCAAGCAAACTTACATCACGTGACACGACCATTAAGCTTTTTGGCgccatgttttcttttttcttctttgcaatgtttttagtttttactccGCTGAAGTTTAAGAAAAACAGAAGGCATACTCAATTGGACTAACTAAAAAACTCTTTATATTTCTCTCGTCAAAACTCAGTAGCCGTCAAGTTTTAAATCTGCTTCGACCAGCGCGTGGCGGCTCCGATAGCGCCACCGCTGACCCCCTTTCTCTTCCGTATTCTTTTTATTGTAAGTTTTGTTCGTAATTTCGTGTTTCTTCATCTGGGCTCGCGGCGCCTTTGTTGTAGAAGGTTTGATGTGCTCTTGGGGGAAGATCCGTCTTCTCGGTGGATTCTCGTTTCTCGAACTGGGTCGGAGGTTCCGCAGGTTGCGGTACTGCTAGGTTTTGTGCGGTGATTGTGGGATTCATGTTAGGGTTTCGAAGCCGGAATTTAGAGATTTCGTTCTATTTTGGAACATTTCtagtttgttctttttttcaAGGTGTTGAATTTGGTGTAGCTAGTTCTTTAGGATTGTTGTGTTGAGGCCTCTCGTATGGGGATCTTTGTTCTGGGATCGAGTTTTGTTGTCACTTTTTGGTTAGCTTGGATTGCTTCTCTGGGTTTGAATCTGTTTTCTGGTGCGCGATGGCAGGTTATAGTCGGCTCCGATGTGGGTGTTTAATTCTCCCATCGAACCTGGTCAAGCGGCTTTCAAGCGTATCATTGGTGATTCATCGAGCTTGTATCTCATTCTCTGTTTCTTGGAGATGAAGGAGTGTTAGAGGTTTGTAGTGTGCTGGAGTGTGGTTGGTTTGGCGACTTGGTTTGATGGAATTCTTGCTCGGGACATCGGTTGGAGTTTATCTGTTGTGGTCTTAGAGCGGTTTGTTCTTCTTTGAGATGTCCGGGTTCTGCTGCGTGTGGTCTCTGGTTAGTCTCGTCGTTCAACGTGGAGTTTGTGTTTAAGATTTCAGTAGATGAAGGGTCGTAACGGGGAAGTTGTGCTGTTCCATGGTTTGCAACCGACGGGTTTCTCCAGATTTCTTGGTAAGGAGCTATGGAGCTTATGCTCAATCACGACGATCTTGGAGTAGTCGATCATCAAAAATGTATGTGTCTCATCGTTGGTTGCTCGAGTTGAAGGCTTTTTTCTATGGTGGCTTCTATTGTTGAAGAAGTGGTAAGTGTGTTGGTTACTGGTTTGGTTCCTAAGGGAACAGTTCTAAGAGATATCAGCTCAACTCTAATAAGGTAGGCTTGTTCCTCTTTCCCTCTCAATCCTGCTTCCGGCTTCGATCTGCTTCATTGTTCTTGAAGTTTATGCTTAATCTCATGTACGTTTTTAGCCTCTTTTTCTCTCCTTTGTTCTCTTAAGTTTGTGAAGTCGGTTTTAGTTCCATAGTTTATCTCCGGGAGTATCATGTTTCACGCCGGCTTGTGGCTCCAGAATGGTGTTATACCTTTGTCGGCTTTGTGTAAGAACTATTGTTAATTCACTCTTAATCTAATAGATgacaaaaaggaaaattaagaaaaacatcAGTCACGCTTGCGACTAAACTCTAgggatatttgtttttatatacacAAAAACTCCAAATTCACTAACTAACTAAAACTCTCCATTTTTTCTATTTACTTTTACTATCTATGTCTACTATTTCTCTAAAATTCTAATTTATCCTTTTAgttatttggcaaataagcTATTAACTCTAACGttacataaaatttaatttttgggtcaaaatgccaatttatttctttttatcttttactCCCCAAAAAACTCTAATTGgtctgagatttttttttaagttttgaaattttttaaaaatttagtttttattgtttgtcttctATTCATTTAAAGAGTATATTaagaaaaacgtgagagagtgtttttgttttgtttgccaGATTCTCCCGAAGTTCGGCACTATCTCGACAACCAATGACTCTCATAGTACCTTTTTCAGCTTACCGTCTCTAGCATAGTGGTTTTCAAAGCACTGTCATGGTCGACATATCACTAATAATTCATCTCTCATTGGTAATGAATTTTGTTTAGTGCATATTTTGATTTCATCAtgaattctttttgtttatttcttttatttttttcttatttctttgatttttttttcgattCAATTTTGATGAAAACCTTATTGGATTTTTAtgattgatatcatttaatgaGTTGTTCTATCTTTGGTTTTATCCTTATTTTTTAAGATacattttattgattttgtgaTTCAtagctttctttatttttaattgatattGGTGAGATTAATTAATTCTATCTGAAGCGATGTCACAGTTTATGGTTCTGCTAAATTCGATCTTTCGTTATGTTTGGTTGTTCTTATAACACTCATTCGTCTCTTCTTTCAAGACCAAGAGGACGAGGTTATGGACACATGTCTACATTATAAGATAAGCCATTGTGTACCACCTTTACTTCCATGGAACCcatatacttttatttttgtataattccACGAAACCCAACCACATTCATTACTTCTACTTACCTACATGCAAGGGAATAGAGAGGAAGGGGTGTGAAAATGGAATGCTCAGTGAGATAGTTTCTATACAAGCTTCTCCGCATGAGAAATTATACAACCCAATGCATAACGAAGACTGACTAGCCGCAAGCATTATGATTCACTTACAATATCAGATTTACGACAAGTTATCACCAAACACACATAATCACAATTACAACTCATTAAACTCCCTTTTTCCCACTAATGTCCTTTATAGGCCAACCGCCTGTACACACAATGTGCCACTATTTTCCTCCCAAGGCCAACACACTTACACACATTGCTTCTACTTGCCCAACCGTCATTTCTCTCTTTCACATTCTTTTTCTACACCAATCTACACTTTTCACCAATTACAAACATCACATAGTCTCATCCTAACATCATTCATCTAATCCATTACATGTACCTAATAACTTACTCGTTCAATTCTTCCTAACAACCTAGCTTACACACAATTCATAAAAAACAAGCACAAACAATCATCAAGCATCATCAATCAATCTCTCGCAACAACACAATCAGTCCATCAAATCCTTTAAAGGTATGGGAGTTCTTATGCAATATGTAATATGCATCTCACAACCTATAAACCATGATGATTTATCAACTTAACAACAAACAAGACTTACTAAAACCTAATTCAACAtcagataatataaaatattaagtgAAGAAACTGGTTTTGAGACCACCTCACCTGGGTTATATATCTGACACTGATCTGGAAACAAGAACGAAgaacaacaatcaaacaaaaatgaaCAACTACAAAGACCAAGGGCACAACTTGGTAGTGGATTGGGATGACTGGCAGCTGCTTCGCAGTGGCACACatcgaggagagagagagagagacgatgcAAGGGAAGAGAGAGATATCAACGATAGAGAGAAAGGCTGAGAGATACGAATAgagagaagataaaaaaaacattgactactatatataagaaaaggaGGGAAACCTTAGGTTTAATTCTAATGGGCTATGACGTTATGAGATGTTACAATTCTTCTTTTGTTAATCGTAATTTTTTCCAAATTATAATGATCAGACTTCAAATCATAATATCCAAAATCAGAACAAACATAGAAGACACAAATAATCTATGGGAAAGAACTCAAAAAGCCGAcaatgaaaaataagaaaaacatatgTCTTACTCCTATGAAATGAACCAAAAATCTCAACTAAACACAATGAAATAGAGAAGTGTGTTCTGACTTTGAATCTTTAGGCGAGTCCTTCTCGGGGATAGAGCTGGAGATATTGATGGCCCTATCAATGATCAACTTCTCTGCCGCTATCGCTTGACCTGCCATCTACTCACCAAAGCAAACTCTGAGAGTTCTAAAACACCAATCAATTTAACTTGAATGTCCCAATAGAGTCTCGTGATATAGAATAAGTTTATTCCTCGAATCAATGTAGTATTTGAGAAGTCAATCCAATCCTAGTGATCATAAACAATGAGAATGCACATTAGCCTCATCTAAGCAATCAAGTTGTAATGAAATGGTAACAAGCAATAATCCAATATTTAAGCTAAAGAACTATACAAGTTTTCAATCAATATGGCAATATGAACCTAAGAGAATTGACTTTGGATGATCAAAATCCTATATAGAGTGATCATACAATCAATCATTAATATTCTATAAGTCTTGACACAAGCAGTAGACTAATCCACTTCCATGGTACTAATCCGTACATTAAAAAAGCACTAAAATCAACTTCCATTGGTCTAATACAAACAAGTATACATGATTAACAATTCTATTAATTTTCTAAACTTCTTTAACATCAATTTTCATTGgttaaaaaacaaagagaaatatAAATTTGGTTCACGCATTTCATTAAACACATTCAATGCATGAGATGCCTAGAATATAAATTTAAGGAGATCAAGCCTAAACTAGCATTAAGATCACAAGATATACATATGACAAGAAGGATATAACACTACACACTCTAGTTCATCACTCAATCATCCTAATCTACAAAGCTCATGGACTCAAAGTGAGTCTATTCACTAATCACCATGAGAAACCTTAAACTCATACAAGACTCAATATTAATCATGATTAGATAGCAAGAATAACTAAATAAacacatttaataaaaataaaaatagactaAAGGTTGGATCTTTCACCAAAATGTTAAGTGTTTAAAGAGAAACACAAGACACTCTATGAGTTTTTATCCAAAACACTTAAATAGATTCCTAAATGTGAGAGGGGTCGATCCAACAAAAAAAGGTAGACcctaaataaaataagtaacaATTTGGTTAAAACAGAAGAGTTGCCTTTTCGGAGGCTCGCAACAGCCTTATAAAACTGATGGGGAACGCCGTTGCATGCTTCTAGTTGTTAGAAGTCAAGATTTCATACCACTGTTGAAGGCTGCTTACTGATGTAATATTCATTTCTTTGCAACGGTTACATGAAACTGCTGCTTCTTTCTGATTTCAAATAGAGAATTGACATTTTGTTCCATCAGCTTCCGCAAACAGCTGCTATAGCCCATGTACCGCTGCTATAGCCTATAGACCGCCACAAGTGTTTGGCACAACTGGGCTTTTTGATCTCTGAGATCTGCAACGGCTTTATGAGACCGCTGCATCTAGCCGCTACATGCCTACATAGAATTTTGATAAAGACTCCTTGACCGCTGCTGTGACACTTTACCTTCATTTCGTCTCACGATCAAAATCATCTTTTTGTCTCATCTTGATGCTCCAAATCTCTTGAAACgtatctccaacacctgatatgcAGATGCTATGCACCTAAATGATCAATATGACAATCAAAATGATGGGTAAAACAATGAAAACTCAAAATACATCATCATGCCTTGTACAACTGGCATTACTCCACCGCAAGCTTCTGCTTTCACCTCATTTCCTTATCCATCAATTTCTCAGTGTAGTCCTCAATGGTGTGGGCTATGAACTAAGGTTCTACACTAGCATAGCTCATAACTTTCTCTTGGGGTGCCCTCATCAGTAATGGTATCTTCCTTGGCCTACCCCGCCTCCTCCTTGACGGTTCCTCTTTGGACGACGGATGCTGACGTCTTACAACAGACTCTGAATTCACCTTCTTTGGGTGGCTATGTTTCCTCTTTTCTATAATCACCTCTACCTTTGGTGATGGCAGAAACAACTAACAAACCTGCTCCACGCGCCTCCGGGAATGGAATAACAACAATTTGTGGGTCACTACTTCCTCAAACGGGTAAGTGAATGGTATCATATTGCCATCTCTATCATAAATGGATTTACTAGCATACACATGAGTTCTTTTCTGTCCACGACGCATACAATCATCTTTAAGGTTAACTCTGGCTGGCGAAGACATCCTGCAAGTTAAGAGATCTGATCATAACTATAAATAAAAGCATACATATCATATATGGTTGGTGGCTTTCAAAATATttcacaaaaattttaaagaccACGAAATTTCACAAAGTTTTTCCAAACTGAAATAAGAATTTCGAAAAGGAAGAAATTGATCTCTCATTTTAGTACTAAGGGATATTAACCCATGCTATGATAACAAATTTTAACACCCGCCTCCCTTCTTAAGCCTGAAAGCGCGGGTTAGGGACACATGTTTACACCATAAGGCATGCCAACATGTCATGCCATTGGTACCATGATATCTAGACGTGTTTCCTTCTGTTAAAGTCCACAACCCAACCATATATGTCACTTGTACTTACAATTATGCACGCAATGGAATTGAAAGGGATGAGTGAGCAAATGAAATTctcagtgagataacttctagACCAGCTTCTGGGCATGAGTAACTATACAACTCAATGCAAAATGAAGATTGACTAGCCAAAAGCAACAAGATACAATTGCAATATTATAAGTACGACAAGTTATCACCAAACAAGTATAATTACAATTTATAACTCCTTACACTTCCCACTGCTGTCCTTCCTAAGCCAACCGACCGTACATCCAGTGAGCCACTGTTGTTTCCCCAAGGCCAACGCCCATAAAAAGTGCTTTTACTTTTCTAACCGGCATTCCTCTCTTTCACACTACTCGTCTCCACCAATCCACACTTCTCCCCAGTCACAAACATCAGATAGTCCCATCCTCACATCATTCATATAATCTCCACTACATGCATATAATAATTTActcatttagttttttttttcaacaaccTAGCTCACACACAATTCATAAATAACAATCACAACAATCATCAAGCAACATCAATCAATATAACAATTATTTCCTCGAGACAATCAATTCATTAAGTCCTTTAAAAATATGGGTGTTCTTATGCAATATGTGGTATGCATCTAACAACTTAGCAACCATGATGATCTTTCAACCTAACAGCAAACAAGACTACTGATATATCATGGTTTTTATAGGGTTTGACCATGTTTAAAGTCTATTTTGGAGTTCTTAGAGTCTTCAAAATTCTAGGTGCGTTTTGGGCAACTTTGAAGATTTTTGAACAATTTGAGATTTAAGACTGTGCAGATACGTCAGACATTTTGTAATGGATGGAAAACCTCCCACTGATGGATGAAGCTCTTATCTTGACACAATATACATAATTGAGTTATCTTGCCAATACCACCAATTTGAGATCTATCTATGGCCTAGATCAAAAGTTATGTTTGTTTTACGGAAGAGTGGTTCGTGTGATACGAGAGAGGAACTTGTCAAGCTTATAACATATTGTCGACAGACACCAACTGAGTGTCGAAAAACACTACTCCTGATTTGATCCCGACGAGTTTTTATCAGATTCTAAGTAAGGCATTTTGGCCCAGAAGTTTCCCTTATTTACAAAGTGTTAAAATgtgtttaacatatattatctGTTTCTAAACAATTGTTGACAACTAAGCTTTATTTTAGATTTGGAGAGATATATTAGAACTCCTTCAGAGTTTATATGGAACTCATGCtctttattatctatgttaTCTATTCAGGTTATaatttgtgttattgttttcaTGTTTGAGTAATCACCATGTTAGATTTAGAGATTTGATGAGCTTAATATCAAACTGATAATCATTGATTGCTAGAGTTATTTATCGTAATTCACACCAGGATGgcttgtaatactaggatctagTGTAATTAAATAGAACGTAGGATCATAGAacaattgaaaaacaaaagagtGTAATCGGTTAACGAAACCCGACTCTTGCTGGACTCATAATATAGGAAGCTCACaaaacatgaaaattatacttcctccgtttcaaattatatgatgTCTTAGAAGATTTacgttgtttcaaaatatatataatatattttgaggttttaaatttaactttaactttattggaaacttttcaaccaattagatttaacaatcttttttataattggttgaatgattttatttagatctttaaatgtgtttttagaGGAACATAAGCTTCTTAAACTTTGTGCACTGAaccaaaac includes:
- the LOC106399473 gene encoding LOB domain-containing protein 4; the protein is MKESSRKQGAASPCAACKLLRRRCAQDCVFSPYFPADEPQKFANVHRVFGASNVNKMLQELPLHQRGDAVSSMVYEANARVRDPVYGCVGSISSLQQQIDVLQGQLALAQAEVVHLRVRHSTNFPGHGLCPDSPSSSGSPSSKQVSPQDNKGIFSHMDMVDEASLGESMWSC